The following are encoded in a window of Methylocystis rosea genomic DNA:
- a CDS encoding c-type cytochrome: MRKAFLLAALFALSLATSVAAEEIGASSAKFWSVPQVDALPYDAHSRLIRHGRDLITATYSHIGPDMPDPAQRYAGNNLACGNCHLDAGVKKFGLPIFGLAEDFPAYSARIGAQITLQERINSCMTRSMNGRPLPASSPPMRAIVAYIQFLSSGVRKGEKLSGLGAGTMPELDRAADPARGRDIYQARCIGCHNVDGAGVQNSLPGLGAGYAFPPLWGSDSFNDGAGMARLITAANFIHSNMPDGVDYLHPRLSPEEAWDVAALMISKPRPQRAGLDKDFPDLLKKPIDAPYGPYADGFSEEQHKYGPYGPIRAKLKEIEKDKRDVRNPNVK; this comes from the coding sequence ATGCGTAAGGCATTTCTTTTAGCCGCGCTCTTCGCGCTCTCGCTCGCGACGTCCGTGGCCGCTGAAGAGATCGGCGCGTCGAGCGCGAAGTTCTGGTCGGTTCCGCAAGTCGACGCGCTGCCTTACGACGCGCATAGCCGGCTGATCCGCCACGGGCGCGATCTCATCACCGCGACCTATTCCCATATCGGTCCGGACATGCCCGACCCCGCGCAGCGTTACGCTGGGAACAATCTCGCCTGCGGCAACTGTCATCTCGACGCCGGCGTGAAGAAATTCGGTCTGCCGATTTTCGGATTGGCCGAGGATTTCCCCGCTTATAGCGCGCGCATCGGCGCGCAGATCACGCTGCAGGAGCGCATCAATTCCTGCATGACGCGCAGCATGAACGGCCGCCCGCTGCCGGCGTCATCCCCGCCGATGCGCGCCATCGTCGCCTATATTCAGTTTCTGTCGTCTGGCGTGCGCAAGGGCGAGAAGCTCTCGGGACTCGGCGCGGGGACGATGCCGGAACTCGATCGCGCCGCGGATCCCGCGCGCGGGCGCGACATCTATCAAGCGCGCTGCATCGGCTGCCACAACGTCGACGGCGCCGGCGTGCAGAACAGCCTGCCGGGGCTGGGCGCCGGCTACGCCTTTCCGCCGCTCTGGGGCTCGGACAGTTTCAACGACGGCGCCGGCATGGCGCGGCTGATCACGGCGGCGAACTTCATCCATTCCAACATGCCGGACGGCGTCGATTATCTGCATCCGCGGCTCTCGCCGGAAGAGGCCTGGGACGTCGCGGCGCTGATGATCTCGAAACCGAGGCCGCAGCGCGCGGGGTTAGACAAGGATTTTCCCGACCTTTTGAAAAAGCCGATCGACGCGCCTTACGGCCCCTATGCCGACGGCTTCTCCGAAGAGCAGCACAAATACGGGCCTTACGGGCCGATTCGCGCAAAGCTGAAGGAAATCGAGAAGGACAAGCGCGACGTAAGGAATCCGAATGTGAAGTGA